From Halotia branconii CENA392, the proteins below share one genomic window:
- a CDS encoding PEP-CTERM sorting domain-containing protein (PEP-CTERM proteins occur, often in large numbers, in the proteomes of bacteria that also encode an exosortase, a predicted intramembrane cysteine proteinase. The presence of a PEP-CTERM domain at a protein's C-terminus predicts cleavage within the sorting domain, followed by covalent anchoring to some some component of the (usually Gram-negative) cell surface. Many PEP-CTERM proteins exhibit an unusual sequence composition that includes large numbers of potential glycosylation sites. Expression of one such protein has been shown restore the ability of a bacterium to form floc, a type of biofilm.), which produces MAKAFSIRLGSSLLVAAGVAVATSSLNPANAASMSFTATNFTGDPLQVRYTLDDTVAGAGKVQFKVEFLTDSTYKNIGDIRGVFFNIKDNSLLSSLQVLGIDGTPITETDYSTTGKLEKVGQANLKGDGNTHKFEYGVEIGTQGIGKGDDFQTATFVLSSSKAALTLDQFFNQDFGLRVMSVGLPGSSREGSSKLAGVSASAATPAPAPAPAPAPAPAPAPAPAPAPAPAPAPAPAPAPAPAPAPAPAPAPAPAPAPAPAPAPAPAPAPTPSPTTYYEPPTPPAPKPVQVPEPGTVAALSLLAMSAFGLNKKNKKDIPQA; this is translated from the coding sequence ATGGCAAAAGCATTTTCTATTCGGCTGGGATCTTCTTTATTAGTAGCTGCGGGTGTAGCTGTCGCTACATCTTCCTTAAACCCTGCCAATGCCGCCTCTATGAGTTTCACCGCTACTAACTTTACAGGCGACCCGTTACAAGTTAGATATACTCTCGATGACACAGTGGCTGGTGCTGGAAAAGTTCAATTTAAAGTGGAGTTTTTAACTGACTCAACATATAAAAATATTGGCGATATCCGCGGAGTCTTCTTCAACATTAAAGATAACTCCCTTCTATCTAGTCTCCAAGTTTTAGGTATAGACGGTACACCTATAACAGAAACTGACTATAGCACTACTGGAAAGCTTGAGAAGGTTGGTCAAGCTAATCTTAAGGGTGATGGAAATACCCACAAATTTGAATATGGTGTGGAAATTGGCACACAAGGTATAGGAAAGGGTGACGACTTTCAAACGGCAACTTTTGTTCTATCTAGCAGCAAAGCAGCTTTAACCCTTGATCAGTTTTTTAATCAAGACTTCGGTTTACGTGTAATGAGTGTAGGACTTCCTGGTTCTAGTCGTGAGGGCAGTAGCAAACTTGCAGGTGTATCTGCATCAGCAGCAACACCAGCGCCTGCTCCTGCTCCCGCACCAGCACCAGCGCCTGCTCCCGCACCAGCACCAGCGCCTGCACCAGCGCCAGCACCAGCACCAGCACCAGCACCAGCACCAGCACCAGCGCCTGCTCCTGCTCCTGCTCCTGCTCCCGCTCCCGCACCAGCACCTGCTCCCGCACCAGCGCCTGCTCCTGCTCCCGCACCTACGCCATCACCTACGACTTACTATGAACCACCTACTCCACCTGCACCTAAACCTGTACAAGTACCCGAACCTGGTACAGTAGCAGCTTTAAGCTTATTAGCTATGAGTGCATTTGGATTGAACAAGAAAAACAAAAAAGATATTCCACAGGCTTAA